The Portunus trituberculatus isolate SZX2019 chromosome 19, ASM1759143v1, whole genome shotgun sequence genome contains a region encoding:
- the LOC123506220 gene encoding phenoloxidase-activating factor 2-like, whose protein sequence is MFLLLMMMMWMEVTAIPSSSSPSLSSSRQNSHESLDMRRLLCLLVKRVEGRDGSTCESYPPLCTCVPAWQCRDEGAAEEASGNILSLIVLKNIRCGVTEEVCCVQVDENAPPSTPPLVTPSCGQRNLLGVGSTFEGLEEQQSQYGEFPWTAVVFTEHLLDGFSFQIFTAGGSLVHKRLVLTVAHAVQGFSADQLNVRLGEWNTETETEAIPHQDLEVVEVLLHPDYSGGPRHHYDVALLVLKQPVVLGTTVSTVCLPAGEEDYLPDGCVMSGWGKKNFDDSSKFQEVMKAVEMPLVQHDVCQAALQETRLGPGFLLHDSFLCAGGQKEGQDSCTGDGGSPLVCPLRSDPSRYVQVGVVAMGVGCGQMGVPGVYADVLNAQPWINEVIATKFSGSENKIKGIWQIELHLRNQGSHLPLLMK, encoded by the exons ATGTTTttgctactgatgatgatgatgtggatgGAGGTGACGGctattccctcctcttcatccccctCCCTGAGCTCCTCCAGGCAAAACAGCCACGAAAGCTTAGACATGAGGAGATTACTGTGTCTCTTGGTGAAGAGAGTGGAAGGGCGTGACGGGAGCACCTGCgagtcttatcctcctctttgcACCTGCGTCCCAGCGTGGCAGTGCAGGGACGAGGGCGCCGCTGAgg AGGCGTCGGGCAACATCCTATCCCTCATCGTCTTGAAAAACATCAGGTGCGGCGTCACTGAGGAGGTGTGCTGCGTCCAAGTTGATGAGAACGCCCCGCCCTCCACGCCGCCGCTCGTCACTCCTTCCTGCGGCCAGAGGAACCTACTGGGCGTGGGGAGCACCTTTGAGGGCTTAGAG gaACAGCAGAGCCAGTATGGGGAGTTCCCGTGGACAGCCGTCGTGTTCACGGAGCATCTCTTGGATGGCTTCAGCTTCCAGATCTTCACAGCCGGCGGGTCTTTGGTACACAAACGGCTCGTGCTAACCGTGGCCCATGCAGTGCAGGG TTTCTCCGCCGACCAGCTAAACGTGCGCCTTGGGGAGTggaacacagagacagagaccgaGGCGATCCCCCACCAGGACCtggaagtagtggaggtgctgcTCCACCCTGATTACAGCGGTGGTCCCCGCCATCACTACGATGTGGCCCTGTTGGTGTTGAAGCAGCCAGTAGTCCTCGGCACCACCGTCAGCACCGTGTGCCTTCCCGCCGGCGAGGAGGACTACCTGCCTGACGGGTGTGTTATGTCAGGTTGGGGCAAGAAGAATTTTGACGATTCCAGCAAATTTCAGGAG GTGATGAAGGCCGTGGAGATGCCTCTGGTGCAACATGACGTCTGCCAAGCGGCACTGCAGGAGACGCGGCTGGGGCCAGGCTTCTTGCTGCACGACTCTTTCCTGTGTGCCGGGGGACAGAAGGAAGGTCAGGACTCCTGCACGGGAGATGGCGGCTCACCGCTGGTGTGTCCCTTGAGAAGCGACCCTTCTCGCTACGTGCAG GTGGGCGTGGTGGCGATGGGCGTGGGATGCGGTCAAATGGGCGTACCTGGCGTGTATGCCGATGTGCTCAATGCTCAGCCCTGGATCAATGAAGTCATCGCTACGAAATTTAGCGGctctgaaaataaaataaaaggcatATGGCAGATAGAGCTACACTTGCGAAATCAAGGATCACATCTACCCTTGTTGAtgaaatag
- the LOC123506219 gene encoding phenoloxidase-activating factor 2-like, which yields MSAVRRLWPLLLMVVVAKGIALPQLDSPAALLPLGEQEEPKMLSIDNESLLCILTASVDDAPADCPTTPDVTAHLFQRSPPVPDPTPVPDPVPVPVPDLVPVPVPDPRPPVNHDVHASPCTCAPHWQCRDEEKGTEVTGDSSTSIVLDLRSNVGCGAPELVCCHDIDADAQPPIKNPDSLSCGQRNLLGIGNTFLGFQDQQTQFGEFPWTVAITSVLSRDNHKPLFFSGGSLVHPQLVLSVAHNFRNLTADKILVRLGDWNLASKTEPIPYQEIEVAEVLVHPGYSDDPYHYYDLVALVLKQPAVLGPTVSTICLPVSEQDYLPDNCIVSGWGKKNFHSKRFERVMKAVEMPLVQHDVCQAALQETRLGPGFLLHDSFLCAGGQKEGQDSCTGDGGSPLVCPLRDDPSRYVQIGVVAWGIECGRLGLPGAYSNVFKAGLWIDAVLNEKFGTSREDQASQPLLDIRSPLA from the exons ATGTCAGCAGTGAGGAGACTGTGGCCACTGCttctcatggtggtggtggcgaaggGGATAGCCTTGCCTCAGCTAGACTCCCCGGCTGCCCTCCTTCCCCTGGGGGAGCAGGAAGAGCCGAAAATGCTAAGTATCGATAATGAAAGTCTTCTGTGCATCCTCACCGCTTCTGTGGACGACGCCCCAGCGGACTGTCCCACCACTCCTGACGTCACCGCCCATCTATTTCAAAGATCACCACCAGTCCCAGACCCAACACCAGTCCCAGACCCAGTCCCAGTCCCAGTCCCAGACCTAGTTCCAGTCCCAGTCCCCGATCCACGTCCACCTGTTAACCACGACGTGCATGCTTCACCTTGCACGTGCGCGCCGCACTGGCAGTGcagagacgaagaaaagggcacag AAGTAACTGGggactcctccacctccatcgtGCTGGACTTGCGAAGCAATGTAGGATGCGGCGCCCCTGAGCTGGTGTGCTGCCATGACATAGACGCAGACGCCCAACCCCCCATCAAGAACCCCGACTCCCTCTCCTGTGGCCAGAGGAACCTTCTAGGCATCGGAAACACCTTCTTGGGTTTTCAG GACCAGCAGACGCAGTTCGGGGAGTTTCCTTGGACCGTTGCCATCACCTCAGTTCTTTCTCGCGACAATCATaaacctctcttcttctctgggGGGTCTCTTGTCCATCCGCAGCTTGTCCTCTCTGTGGCCCATAATTTCAG AAACTTAACAGCCGATAAGATCTTGGTTCGCCTCGGCGACTGGAACTTGGCGAGCAAGACGGAGCCGATCCCTTACCAGGAGATCGAAGTGGCCGAGGTGCTGGTCCACCCTGGCTACAGCGACGacccctaccactactacgaccTGGTGGCGCTGGTTCTGAAGCAGCCAGCGGTCCTCGGCCCCACCGTCAGCACCATCTGCCTGCCTGTCAGCGAACAAGATTACCTCCCCGACAACTGCATCGTGTCCGGCTGGGGCAAGAAGAATTTCCATTCGAAGAGGTTTGAGAGG GTGATGAAAGCCGTGGAGATGCCGCTGGTGCAGCACGACGTCTGCCAGGCGGCGCTGCAGGAGACGCGGCTGGGGCCAGGCTTCTTGCTGCACGACTCTTTCCTGTGTGCCGGGGGACAGAAGGAAGGCCAGGATTCCTGCACGGGGGATGGCGGCTCACCGCTGGTGTGTCCCTTGCGAGACGACCCCTCCCGCTACGTGCAG ATTGGCGTGGTGGCTTGGGGCATCGAGTGTGGGCGCCTGGGATTGCCGGGAGCGTACTCAAATGTGTTCAAGGCGGGGCTGTGGATAGACGCAGTCCTCAACGAAAAGTTTGGAACCTCGCGAGAAGACCAAGCATCACAGCCATTGCTTGACATACGTTCGCCGCTTGCCTGA